One window from the genome of Mucilaginibacter ginsenosidivorans encodes:
- a CDS encoding carboxypeptidase-like regulatory domain-containing protein: MYKWIAFCLIFISSSAWAQYKITGRVVDSADNKPIPGATVFLANASVATSASADGNFSLDNVRGGQYELVVSMVGYNSYHKVILVNNDITLPMIFIAEKINTLNEVSIRPDPDWERNYEAFRGEFLGRSDFAKDCKIVNPETLNIHYDKVNFVLTATSFDFVMIDNNALGYRIKYKLDTFTRDFHQGIRYYAGTASFEKMKGKPSQERRWQKNRMKAYEGSSMQFLRTLIAGDVAERGFKVLRLIRKPNPDYKGFGNRYIDGLVTKPLTPADYVKRTNQKDLFALVFNDCLYVMYNGGTPVPEDGKNPTGIGWATTNIIFNKPYAVFDNNGVFTDPSSITFEGEWGKSSMAELLPVDFEPGLKK; encoded by the coding sequence ATGTATAAGTGGATAGCCTTCTGCCTGATCTTTATATCATCTTCCGCGTGGGCACAATATAAGATCACCGGGCGCGTGGTAGATTCGGCTGATAACAAACCGATTCCCGGCGCTACAGTGTTTTTGGCCAATGCATCTGTGGCGACATCTGCATCGGCAGATGGGAATTTCTCGCTCGACAATGTACGCGGCGGGCAGTATGAACTGGTGGTATCTATGGTCGGCTATAATTCCTACCATAAGGTTATCCTGGTGAATAATGATATTACCCTGCCCATGATCTTTATCGCGGAGAAGATTAATACCCTCAACGAGGTAAGCATTCGGCCCGACCCCGATTGGGAGCGCAACTATGAAGCTTTCCGGGGAGAATTCCTGGGCAGATCTGATTTTGCAAAGGATTGTAAGATAGTTAACCCGGAAACGCTGAATATTCATTATGACAAGGTAAATTTTGTATTGACCGCAACTTCCTTTGATTTTGTAATGATAGATAATAACGCGCTTGGATACAGGATAAAATACAAGCTGGATACCTTCACCCGTGATTTTCACCAGGGCATCCGTTATTATGCAGGTACTGCATCTTTCGAAAAAATGAAAGGCAAACCATCGCAGGAACGCAGGTGGCAGAAAAACCGAATGAAAGCTTATGAAGGGTCCAGCATGCAATTTTTGCGAACACTGATAGCCGGTGACGTTGCCGAACGCGGTTTCAAAGTGCTCCGTCTTATCCGCAAACCCAACCCTGACTATAAAGGCTTTGGTAACCGTTATATCGACGGCCTGGTTACCAAACCGCTTACCCCGGCAGATTATGTCAAACGAACGAACCAGAAAGACCTGTTTGCACTGGTATTTAACGATTGTTTATATGTAATGTATAACGGCGGCACCCCTGTACCCGAAGATGGCAAAAACCCAACCGGTATCGGCTGGGCCACTACCAATATCATTTTCAACAAACCGTACGCCGTGTTTGATAATAACGGCGTATTCACCGATCCTTCAAGCATTACTTTTGAAGGCGAGTGGGGCAAAAGCAGTATGGCCGAACTTTTACCGGTTGATTTTGAACCGGGCCTAAAAAAATAA
- a CDS encoding carboxypeptidase-like regulatory domain-containing protein, whose protein sequence is MQLNLSLALPMRKSLFIFLFLLPALVHAQYKITGRVLDSASRHPVAGATVFLADALVVTATTADGSFTLENVRNGQYSLVISAVGFGKYKQSVNVHDNIELGDITVSLRAVQLNEVKIIRNKSFNKKYYKMFAAKFLGVTQNAKSCSILNPHVLNIRYDDDKDVLTAGSDDFLEIQNKALGYKLKYLLENFISDEESQSLYYDGVAAFEQMDGNASRQKKWDKNRVKAYKGSMMHFLRSLIANQMTEEGFTVYKLLRQTISDPGADSLARERIKQYKLLIAQGLPEQQMLTYWRQVSHQSTTLHKLIEKPLKISNILKKTDQKGIFALTYPFALYIIYNKDNVYRESVITFKSDYTLFDLNGSILDPETVFIEGSWSNNRIADSLPVDYQLPQN, encoded by the coding sequence ATGCAACTAAACCTGTCATTAGCTTTGCCAATGCGCAAATCTCTTTTCATTTTTTTATTTCTCCTTCCTGCTTTGGTTCATGCCCAATATAAAATAACCGGGCGCGTATTGGATTCGGCAAGCAGGCATCCGGTAGCAGGGGCCACGGTTTTTCTTGCTGATGCGCTTGTCGTCACAGCAACTACAGCCGACGGCAGCTTTACTTTGGAGAACGTACGTAACGGGCAGTACAGTTTAGTGATCTCGGCAGTGGGTTTTGGCAAGTACAAACAATCGGTCAACGTTCACGACAATATCGAGCTTGGCGATATCACCGTAAGTTTAAGGGCGGTCCAGCTAAACGAGGTAAAGATAATCCGTAATAAAAGTTTCAATAAAAAATATTATAAAATGTTTGCCGCGAAGTTTCTTGGTGTAACGCAAAATGCAAAGTCATGCTCTATTCTCAACCCGCACGTATTAAACATCAGGTACGACGATGATAAAGATGTACTGACAGCCGGATCGGATGATTTCCTTGAGATTCAGAACAAGGCCCTGGGCTATAAATTAAAGTATCTTCTGGAAAATTTCATAAGCGATGAGGAAAGCCAGTCCTTATACTATGACGGCGTGGCAGCATTTGAGCAAATGGATGGCAACGCCTCACGACAGAAAAAATGGGATAAAAACAGGGTAAAAGCCTACAAAGGGTCGATGATGCATTTTTTACGGTCGCTGATTGCTAACCAAATGACCGAGGAGGGTTTTACGGTTTACAAACTTTTAAGACAAACTATTTCGGACCCGGGAGCGGACAGTTTAGCCCGCGAACGCATAAAACAATACAAATTGCTGATAGCCCAGGGATTGCCCGAACAGCAAATGCTGACTTATTGGCGGCAGGTGTCGCACCAGTCCACCACGCTGCATAAACTGATCGAAAAACCGCTGAAGATCAGCAACATTCTCAAAAAAACGGATCAAAAGGGAATATTTGCACTCACTTACCCTTTCGCACTTTATATCATCTACAATAAGGACAATGTTTACAGGGAAAGTGTGATCACATTCAAATCCGATTATACTTTATTCGACCTGAACGGAAGTATTCTCGACCCTGAAACTGTTTTTATCGAAGGTTCGTGGAGTAACAACCGTATTGCCGACTCGTTGCCGGTAGATTATCAATTGCCGCAAAACTGA